Part of the Deltaproteobacteria bacterium genome, CGAGGCATAACGTCGAAGTTATCCAGATCGACACGCGGTCCGTCATAACGCCTGGCCAGGCAGCCGTTTTCAAAATCTCCAATGACTTTTCCCCAGATTCCCTCGACCTCTCCCACGATGATACTGTCTACGTGTCCCATCACCTCTTCAGGAATCATTGATGCGTGGATGCCGCCCATGACAACCGTTGTCCCCTGATTTCTATAGTGAGAAGCGATTTCGTAAGCGCGGTTTACGTTACTGGTAAAGGCCGTAATAGCGACCAGGTCCGCCGCCTCCGGCTGGAAAGCGTCGAAGTTCTCATCTGCAATCTTGACGTCCCATCCCGATGGTGTTACCGCCGCCACATAGGCAAGGCCCAAGGGTGAAAACGTCGAATATTTGCTCATCAAATAGCCACTCTTGCGGCCGACGGGATTTATCAACAGAAGCTTTTTCATTTAGGCCGGCCTTTTCCCCCTGCATAAAATAATGGGCGTGTAGGTAAATCTTCGGGGGTCTGCAAAGGCCGTCTCGAATTCCCGGTAAAACTCCTCGTAGCCACCCTCGTATTGATCGAACGGGTAGGCCATAGCGCCATCCGATTTGACTTTCATTGCCCAGTTAAAGGCGTCTATTTCATTCAACTCTCCGAAGATGAGGTGATGGGGTGCAAGGGAAACATCGATGTCTCTGTAACCCAGATCATATAAAAACGAATACAGCTTTCTACCGATATACGGATCAAAATTGGCCTTCTTTTCCAGCATGCTTTTCATCCCAACAATGGCGGATTCAAGCCTCTCGGGAAGACCATAGTGGGTTAGGCAATTGTAATCCAGGTCTGCCAGGCACAATATACCCTCGGGTGCCAACATACTGGTAATTTTCTTGACAATTTCGAAACTGTTGGAGCGATAGTACTCCAAAACGAACCGCATCCACACAAAATCGAACCGTCCCAATTCACCCAGATCCTCACGAATGTCCCTCTGTACAAACGACAGGCCCTCATCCTGATAGTTTTTTTGGGCAAAACAGATGCGTTGAGCTGCATTGTCCACACCGATGGTTTCACCGGTCGGTTGCACAAGTTTGTTTAAATAAAACGAGGTCTTTCCCGAACCGCACCCCAGGTCGGCCACCCGCATCCCCGCTTCGATACCCGCCCACCGAGCATGCTCCTGGACCGTTTTAGGATTTGTTTTTATATCCAGTCGACGCGCTTCCTGATCGCTTTCCATTAGGTAACCGCTGGAACCCATGTACCACCCTGACTTGCAATGTACTGTTTAAGATAATGCCTGTATAATGCGCGCGTCAAAACATTCCCATTTTGTCAAGCCGCATGCAAAATAGCAATAATAGTCTTACGCGCATTAGTACAGGTTGCCATTTTTGTCAATATTGCAGTGTTTCAGATCCGGTCGTCAGGCATTGTCCATAAAAAAGAGCCGCTAATTGCGGCTCATGCTTTATTACATTTATCGTTTACCGAAAGGACAGAAAAAATCAATCGGCTCCGTACTTGAAAGACAGGGCAACCCGTGCTCTGAAGGCGGTTACCTGTCCATCCTCCACCTTCATGTCGAGTTTGGTAATTTCTGCAATTCTGAGTTCCCTGAGACTTTTAGACGCTTTCGCGACAGCATTTTTAGCCGCATCCTCCCAGGAATCACTGCTTGTTCCCACGAGTTCGATGATTTTGTATACGCTATTAGTCATTTTTTCCTCCTTTCCTGCAAACATATGGAATTTGCAGGCCTGTGGTTTGGAACAATTCTGGATTGTTCCGTTTGGAATGGAAATCAGGCAACAATATGGCGGTGCAAACTAGATCGGAAGCAAAATGGGCTTGGGGATGTCAGCGATAATGCCCGAATGGATGCATGATAGGATATGTAGCCAGCGCAAGTCAACTAAAAACAGCCATTTCCCTTTATCCTGGCCTCAACGTTGCAACCTCGAGGTTAGGTCTGCATCACCCACGGTCGATAAAACCGACGGCATCAATTTCAACCCGCAGACCAAACGGAAGCTTGTCTACCTGAACACACGTGCGGGCGGGGTAATCTTTAAGGAAAAAGGTTTCGTAGACGTCGTTAAACCGCCCGTAATCCCTGATGTCTACAAGGTAAGCGGTCACCTGCATCAGATTGCTCATGGACGCTCCGGCCGCCGCCATGATGATGCGAATATTCTCCATGGCCAGTCTGGCCTCTTCCTCAATCGTCCCGGTTCTGACCCTGTTGGTAGATGGGTCGACGGCACCCTGGCCGGATAAAAAAATAAGCCCGTTGTGGGTGACCGCCTGCGAATATGGACCGCCCAGCTCAGCCGCCTCGGAAGTGCACACCATCACTTTATCTGTCATAGCTACCTCCCGCCGATCGATGAAAACCAAAGGAATGCCAGGCCGGTATTACTCCTCATCCGGTTTGGTTCCCACCATGCGATAAAAAGGCGCCCAATATGCTCTGTGAACCGCCTTGGCCCCGCGCGACAAGGAAAGGCTCGTCGTGTATATGAGAGCATACAGCGTCGGTACGACGATGAGGGTCAGGATCGTCGCCAGTGCCAGACCAAAAATCACCGCGCTCGCCATCGAACTCCACCACTGAGTGGACGCGCTGACCCAGGATATTTCCATTTTTTGAAAATTATAAGCCACCCCCGTTACCATGGGCAACAGGCCCAGGATGGTTGTGATCGCCGTCAGCAAAACCGGTCTGAGCCGGGTGCAGCCTGCTGCAACGATGGCATCCCTGAAGCGGATGCCCCGCTCGTGAAGTCGGTTGGTGTAATCGATCAAAACAATGGCATTGTTCACCACGACCCCTGCCAGGGAAATGACGCCAACACCGGTCATGACAACCCCGAAGGAAAATTCCATGACTGAAAGCCCCAAAAACACGCCGCCCAGAGAAAGAATGACCGAGGTCAAGATGATTAACGGCTGCAGGATGGAATTGAACTGTGTCACCAGGATTATCATAATTAAAAAAAGAGCAGCGGCAAATGCCTTGGTAAGAAACGCCTGGGCCTCATCCTGTTCCTGCTGCTCTCCGGTGAGGCTTAACTTGTATCCCGGGGGCAGCTTGATTTTGTCCAATATCTTTGCGGCCTGGGCCCTTACCACCGCACTGGGGACATGCTGTTCGTCGACATTGGCCGTGACCGTTACCACCCTTTGGTGATTGATGCGATTTATCTCACCCAAACCGCCGGTAATTTCAAATTTGGCAATGGTGCTCAAGGGCACTAAGCCCTCTTCCGTGGGTATGAGCAGCTCCCTGAGAATGTCCGTCGCCCGACGATCTTTCTTGGACAACTGAACCGTAATGTCAAAATCCTCGTCACCCTCCCTAAAGGTCGACACCTTTATGCCGTTAAATGCCACCTTCAGGGCAAAACCGACAATTTCCGTGGACAACCCCAGCAGCGCAGCTTTCTGGCGGTCCACGCGCACCCTCACCGTTGGCGCGCCGGCCACATAATTGTCGCGGATATCCTGCACAAAGGGTATTTTCTCGAGTGTGCCGCGGATCTCTTTGGCAATGCGCCCCAGAACCACAAAATTATCACCTGAAATCTCGATGCTGATGGGTGCACCGGTTGGCGGCCCCTCCTTCTGCTCTGCTACGCTTACGCGCGCCCCGGGAATACCGGTAATCCGCTTGCGGATCTCTTCCGTCGTCGCCTTGGAGGATATGTTGCGATCTTCGAGATCATAAAACTGAATCCCGATGTGATTGGGGGAATTCCTTTCAAACTGGGAACTGCCGCCTATAACGGCAACTGTCCGGGAATAGATGTCCTTGACGTTCTCCATGTCGGTAAGCCCAACCACCTGTTTGCCGTTTCTCAGGGAGTTGTGCTTCGACTCCAGATTTCCCTGGTAGCAATCCTTCGGGTCTTCATCGGGAGGGGCCAAGGGGGTGCCGGGTCCATTGCAGAGGGCCATCTCGACCTGGCGGGCAATTCTGTCCGAATACTCTATATCGGCGCCCTCGGGAACATCCAAATTGATGTAGACGCTATCCGGATCGACGCTGGGGAAAAACTCGACCGGTTTTTCGATACCAATTCGGTAAAACCATATCATTACCATGGCTGCCACGGTTAAAAAGGATATGCAAAGCACCGCCACACGGTGATTCAGCGCGCTTTCCAGAATCCAGCGGTATGCTTTCAGCATCGGTCCCCGAATAGTGATAGGGGACTCACCGGCCCTTTCGATCTCTTCCGCCGTGGCTGACGCCACGGTCGGTCGCTTGCCGAAAGGCAGTTTCAAAAAAATGGCCGCCATGGCTGGGTTAATCACCATGGCAACAAAAAGCGACGACGACAGGGTGATGATGACGGTCTTGGGCAAATAGGCCATAAATTCACCCATGATGCCCGGCCAGAAAATCAAGGGAAAAAAAGCCGCGACCGTTGTCAAGGTGGAAGCAATAACCGCTTGGGCCACCTCTCCCGTAGCCCGCATGGACGCTTGTACTCTGGGAACCCCCTGTTCCATGTAGCGAAAAATATTTTCGACGATCACGATGGCATTGTCCACCAGCATGCCCAAGGCAAGGGTCAGGGAAAAGAGGACAACCATGTTAAGCGTAATACCGATAGCGTCCAACACAGCAAATGAAATCAACATGGAAAAGGGTATGGCCATGCTCACCAAAATGGCATTGCGCACACCCATGACAAAGAAAAGCACCACCACCACCAGAACCAGGCCGGTGATAATATTGTTTTCAAGATCGGAAACCATTACCCGGATCTCTTTTGCCTGATCCATCAGTTTGGTTATTTTCGTTCCTGCAGGCCAGGTATGGCGTTTATTTTCGATGATCCGTGATACCGCGCTCATTATTTCCAGAATGTTTTCACCGGCCCGCTTTTTTATCTGTATATTGATGGCCTTCTGGCCGTTCAGGCGTGACCGGCCCTCTTCATCCTTGAACCCGTCCACTACCCTGGCCACATCCTTGAGGTAGACCGGCTGACCATTGTGCAACCCCACCACCAAACCATATATCTCGTCCGGTGTTCTGAACTCCCCCGGTACCCTAAGCTGGAAACGTCCATCTCCCATTTGAATGGCACCGCCGGAAACATTTTGATTTTCCTGGGCGATAACGTCCTGCAGCATCAAAATGGAAAGACCGAAATATGCCAGTTTGTCTGGGTAGGGTTCTACGCGCACTTCCCGTTCCAGTCCGCCGGTAACATCCACCTCCAGCACCCCCGGAATCGATTCAAAATCCTCTTCCAGGTCTTCGGCGATCTCTTTAAGTCGTTCAAGACCGGCCGGCCCGGACAGGGAAAAAACCACGATAGGCAATTCAGATATGTTGATCTCCCTGACATCCGGGTCGTCTTCAAGGTCCCGGGGCAGGTCGGGCTTGGCCATATCAACTTTGTCTTTGGTTTTGCTCAGGACGTCGTCGATGTTGGTTCCCGCCACAAATTCGACCACGATGGAACTCATTCCCTCGGTGCTGGACGACTCTATGCGTTTGACCCCCTCTAGCCCCTTCAATTTTTTTTCGATGGGTATGGTGATCGAATTCTCGATGTCTTCAGGAGCGACGCCGGGGTAGCTGGTCATAATGAAAATGTAGGGAATCGTGATGTCGGGTGCGGCTTCACGCGGCAGGTTGTTGTAGGAAACCACCCCGAAAATGAGAATCATCAAGGCCAGCACCATAACACTGGTTCTTTTTTTTACGGCCATGTCGGAAACGATCATTGTGCCAGGATCTCCTCTGGGCTGCTGACATTTTTCACGACATCGACCGCCTGCCCCTCTTCAAGCAGCCGGTGCCCCACCACCACCAGCCTGTCACCAGCTTCGAGTCCGGAAAGGATCTGAACCCGCCAGTCCACAAGAATGCCGGTATTGACCTGCCGTTTTTCGGCACGGCCTTTTTTCTCAACAAAGACATGGCTCTCGTCGCCCTGACTGATGACCGCATAAAGGGGTATGACCAGTGCGTTTTTATACACATTTCTAACCAGTTCTACCCGTGCGAACATTCCAGGCAGGATCTTGCCGTCCGGGTTTGGAATCATGAGTTCCAGGTCGAAAAGACGTGCCAGGTTTCTTGGCTGCCGGGAGAGAAAAACTTTTTCTCCCGTTACCCGCCTGTTTCCCAGGGCTTCGATAACGACCTCGGACGTTTTGAGGCTAAAAAAGGATGTTACGTCGCTTTCGGGAATGCCCACCTTCACTTTTACCTTCCCAACCTGCAGAATCTGGGCGATCTGGGCTCCCACCAGAACCAGGTCACCCTGCTTGGCCGCTATTTCATTAATCCGCCCCTCGATGGGAGCCTCGATGCTGGTGCGTTCCAAGGCCAACCTGGCCTCATCCCT contains:
- a CDS encoding class I SAM-dependent methyltransferase — translated: MGSSGYLMESDQEARRLDIKTNPKTVQEHARWAGIEAGMRVADLGCGSGKTSFYLNKLVQPTGETIGVDNAAQRICFAQKNYQDEGLSFVQRDIREDLGELGRFDFVWMRFVLEYYRSNSFEIVKKITSMLAPEGILCLADLDYNCLTHYGLPERLESAIVGMKSMLEKKANFDPYIGRKLYSFLYDLGYRDIDVSLAPHHLIFGELNEIDAFNWAMKVKSDGAMAYPFDQYEGGYEEFYREFETAFADPRRFTYTPIILCRGKRPA
- a CDS encoding Rid family detoxifying hydrolase — protein: MTDKVMVCTSEAAELGGPYSQAVTHNGLIFLSGQGAVDPSTNRVRTGTIEEEARLAMENIRIIMAAAGASMSNLMQVTAYLVDIRDYGRFNDVYETFFLKDYPARTCVQVDKLPFGLRVEIDAVGFIDRG
- a CDS encoding efflux RND transporter permease subunit — its product is MIVSDMAVKKRTSVMVLALMILIFGVVSYNNLPREAAPDITIPYIFIMTSYPGVAPEDIENSITIPIEKKLKGLEGVKRIESSSTEGMSSIVVEFVAGTNIDDVLSKTKDKVDMAKPDLPRDLEDDPDVREINISELPIVVFSLSGPAGLERLKEIAEDLEEDFESIPGVLEVDVTGGLEREVRVEPYPDKLAYFGLSILMLQDVIAQENQNVSGGAIQMGDGRFQLRVPGEFRTPDEIYGLVVGLHNGQPVYLKDVARVVDGFKDEEGRSRLNGQKAINIQIKKRAGENILEIMSAVSRIIENKRHTWPAGTKITKLMDQAKEIRVMVSDLENNIITGLVLVVVVLFFVMGVRNAILVSMAIPFSMLISFAVLDAIGITLNMVVLFSLTLALGMLVDNAIVIVENIFRYMEQGVPRVQASMRATGEVAQAVIASTLTTVAAFFPLIFWPGIMGEFMAYLPKTVIITLSSSLFVAMVINPAMAAIFLKLPFGKRPTVASATAEEIERAGESPITIRGPMLKAYRWILESALNHRVAVLCISFLTVAAMVMIWFYRIGIEKPVEFFPSVDPDSVYINLDVPEGADIEYSDRIARQVEMALCNGPGTPLAPPDEDPKDCYQGNLESKHNSLRNGKQVVGLTDMENVKDIYSRTVAVIGGSSQFERNSPNHIGIQFYDLEDRNISSKATTEEIRKRITGIPGARVSVAEQKEGPPTGAPISIEISGDNFVVLGRIAKEIRGTLEKIPFVQDIRDNYVAGAPTVRVRVDRQKAALLGLSTEIVGFALKVAFNGIKVSTFREGDEDFDITVQLSKKDRRATDILRELLIPTEEGLVPLSTIAKFEITGGLGEINRINHQRVVTVTANVDEQHVPSAVVRAQAAKILDKIKLPPGYKLSLTGEQQEQDEAQAFLTKAFAAALFLIMIILVTQFNSILQPLIILTSVILSLGGVFLGLSVMEFSFGVVMTGVGVISLAGVVVNNAIVLIDYTNRLHERGIRFRDAIVAAGCTRLRPVLLTAITTILGLLPMVTGVAYNFQKMEISWVSASTQWWSSMASAVIFGLALATILTLIVVPTLYALIYTTSLSLSRGAKAVHRAYWAPFYRMVGTKPDEE
- a CDS encoding dodecin family protein; the encoded protein is MTNSVYKIIELVGTSSDSWEDAAKNAVAKASKSLRELRIAEITKLDMKVEDGQVTAFRARVALSFKYGAD
- a CDS encoding efflux RND transporter periplasmic adaptor subunit, with product MKKNGVGTKLLRFVWGLIPWLIVACICGFIFVLCGRVQDEKIRLEKAKQAAIKIDNAPVSVITLTLSPMRLVDKINLPGNVAPYEELWVKAEVGGQVMHIPVKEGQSVTKGQILVELDDRDYRLRLSRIEAAYKLAKLEYDRIAALDRKGITAANRMDEASANLKDITAQRDEARLALERTSIEAPIEGRINEIAAKQGDLVLVGAQIAQILQVGKVKVKVGIPESDVTSFFSLKTSEVVIEALGNRRVTGEKVFLSRQPRNLARLFDLELMIPNPDGKILPGMFARVELVRNVYKNALVIPLYAVISQGDESHVFVEKKGRAEKRQVNTGILVDWRVQILSGLEAGDRLVVVGHRLLEEGQAVDVVKNVSSPEEILAQ